The following proteins are co-located in the Cryomorphaceae bacterium genome:
- a CDS encoding oxidoreductase, whose translation MEQLVQQLKDGTMQLLEVPFPVLGPGMVMVRNHYSAISAGTEGKTVNDARLGYLAKARARQNEVKKVVKAARTYGLADTYKMVMNKLEAPSALGYSCAGEVIAIADDVRGFRVGDRVACAGGSAVHAEVVAVPENLCAKVPESVSLDEASMTTIAAIALQGIRLSDTQLGGNAVVIGLGLIGKMTMILLRAAGVRPIGVDIDARQVESTRALGFDHVFVREQHGIENEIIDLCEGFGTDAVLITAGTSSLDPVNLAGRVARPKGKVVIVGNVPTGFDRKDFYRKELDLRMSASYGPGRYDRAYEEEGLDYPIGYVRWTENRNMQAVLAMLASGAVDFSPLISHRFDFRDARQAYDMIVSKSEEFAGVILAYDTGKTLAQKVVRKQNTPMKSGVVVASFIGAGSFAQNFLLPNLAGLHLRHIVTARPNNARNVADKYGFAGALSSVEELLADEHCNTVFVATRHDTHAQYVLAALRAGKNVFVEKPLCLHPDELEEIARVAAQSAGRLMVGFNRRFSPVTDGLKKELKPSRPVSMHYQINAGALPADHWVHDPKTGGGRILGEACHFIDLAIFLSGSKVQSIQVTSLGTSPGVEDTAAIVLKMVNGSVAVINYFSNGHPSLPKERLEVQQDGQFWQVEDFKKLRKNGLGKPLKTWAKAQKGYGEELQAFADSIRKGEPAPISLEELYHSMWVTFKVLEELKG comes from the coding sequence TTGGAACAACTCGTACAACAACTCAAAGACGGCACCATGCAGCTCCTCGAAGTGCCTTTTCCGGTTCTCGGGCCGGGCATGGTGATGGTTCGCAATCACTACTCGGCCATCAGCGCAGGCACCGAAGGAAAAACCGTGAACGACGCGCGTTTGGGATACCTGGCCAAGGCGCGCGCCCGTCAAAACGAAGTGAAAAAAGTGGTGAAAGCGGCCCGCACTTACGGGTTGGCCGACACCTACAAAATGGTGATGAACAAACTTGAAGCCCCCAGTGCCTTGGGTTATAGCTGCGCCGGTGAGGTGATTGCGATTGCCGATGATGTGCGCGGTTTTAGGGTGGGCGACCGCGTGGCATGCGCCGGTGGCTCCGCTGTGCACGCCGAGGTGGTGGCCGTACCCGAAAATCTTTGCGCAAAAGTGCCCGAAAGTGTCTCGCTCGATGAGGCTTCCATGACCACCATTGCCGCCATTGCCCTGCAGGGAATCCGCTTGAGCGACACCCAACTGGGCGGAAATGCTGTGGTGATCGGACTGGGGTTGATTGGTAAAATGACGATGATACTCCTCAGGGCAGCGGGAGTACGGCCCATCGGGGTGGATATTGATGCGCGACAAGTGGAGTCAACCCGCGCTCTCGGTTTTGATCACGTATTTGTACGGGAGCAACACGGCATTGAAAACGAAATCATTGACCTCTGCGAGGGTTTCGGCACGGACGCCGTACTCATCACCGCCGGAACTTCATCGCTCGACCCCGTTAACCTCGCCGGACGGGTTGCGCGGCCCAAAGGGAAAGTGGTGATTGTGGGCAACGTTCCCACCGGTTTCGACCGAAAGGATTTCTACCGCAAAGAGCTGGATTTGCGCATGTCGGCCTCTTATGGTCCGGGCCGTTATGATCGCGCCTATGAGGAAGAAGGTCTTGATTATCCCATTGGATATGTGCGTTGGACCGAAAACCGAAACATGCAGGCCGTGCTGGCCATGCTTGCGTCGGGAGCCGTTGATTTTTCGCCGCTGATTTCGCATCGGTTTGATTTTCGTGACGCACGGCAAGCCTACGACATGATTGTTTCCAAATCGGAAGAATTTGCCGGAGTTATCTTGGCATACGACACGGGCAAAACGCTTGCTCAAAAAGTGGTGAGGAAGCAAAATACCCCAATGAAATCCGGAGTGGTTGTGGCTTCGTTTATCGGGGCGGGTTCGTTTGCGCAGAATTTTCTGTTGCCCAATCTCGCAGGGCTGCATTTGCGGCATATAGTCACCGCTCGTCCCAACAATGCGCGCAACGTTGCGGATAAGTATGGATTTGCAGGTGCACTTTCGTCGGTAGAGGAGCTTCTTGCCGACGAGCATTGCAACACCGTTTTTGTGGCTACACGACACGATACGCACGCGCAATACGTGTTGGCAGCTTTGCGTGCCGGTAAGAATGTGTTTGTGGAAAAGCCGCTTTGTCTTCATCCGGATGAACTGGAGGAAATTGCCCGGGTGGCGGCTCAATCCGCGGGACGACTGATGGTAGGCTTTAACCGGCGTTTTTCTCCCGTGACGGATGGGTTAAAGAAAGAACTTAAGCCCTCTCGTCCGGTGAGTATGCACTATCAAATCAATGCCGGTGCCCTGCCAGCCGACCATTGGGTGCACGACCCGAAAACAGGAGGCGGCAGGATTTTGGGCGAGGCGTGTCACTTTATTGACCTGGCCATTTTTCTTTCGGGATCAAAGGTTCAGTCGATACAGGTCACGTCTTTGGGAACTTCACCCGGCGTGGAAGATACCGCGGCCATTGTATTGAAGATGGTGAACGGAAGCGTGGCTGTGATTAACTATTTCTCAAACGGACATCCTTCTCTGCCAAAAGAAAGGCTGGAAGTTCAGCAGGACGGTCAGTTCTGGCAAGTGGAAGACTTTAAAAAGCTGCGCAAGAACGGCCTTGGCAAACCGCTCAAAACATGGGCAAAGGCGCAAAAGGGCTACGGTGAGGAACTTCAGGCTTTTGCCGATTCCATCAGAAAAGGAGAACCTGCCCCCATTTCACTGGAGGAACTCTACCATTCGATGTGGGTGACATTTAAGGTGTTGGAGGAGTTGAAGGGGTGA